In one Culex quinquefasciatus strain JHB chromosome 2, VPISU_Cqui_1.0_pri_paternal, whole genome shotgun sequence genomic region, the following are encoded:
- the LOC6043100 gene encoding zinc finger protein 69 — translation MSENLNPDPASQGALTLQDSELSSENSMFVYVETDIKPEPEPFFLERSSSTILQKPSEPSTRHKKPPPYERCDFCFQLLQPETSVHFDASGQFSLEKKIEFVLATDLGQTPPRCCAHCWHMFELFAGFKRSCLVALRKQEELRAFEVPGGAAQTVIRVVAKDAPARPPKQPEQTPKVMPSGTVTQVRYPCGSCPRTFASKAGLSIHRPQCKKVDKPRFRCKLCPASFPRPPLLQNHINWHNNSKPFRCRLNNCIATFTSDARRNKHEKEVLKDPELRCTICHKKVRVASSMKRHLRQYHKDRNKDSSIVTAEETTSGSCDSGTKT, via the exons ATGAGTGAAAATCTCAACCCTGATCCAGCATCCCAAGGGGCGTTGACCCTACAAGACTCAGAACTCAGTTCAGAAAACAGCATGTTCGTGTACGTAGAAACGGACAtcaaaccagaaccagaaccgtTCTTTCTGGAACGATCATCCTCGACCATCCTACAGAAACCCTCGGAACCTTCGACACGCCACAAAAAACCTCCACCCTACGAACGGTGCGATTTCTGCTTTCAACTGCTCCAGCCCGAAACAAGTGTCCACTTCGACGCGAGCGGCCAGTTTTCGCTGGAgaagaaaatcgaatttgtccTCGCAACCGACCTGGGCCAAACCCCACCACGGTGCTGTGCCCACTGCTGGCACATGTTCGAGCTGTTCGCCGGCTTCAAGCGGTCCTGTCTGGTGGCTCTGCGCAAGCAGGAAGAATTGCGCGCCTTCGAGGTGCCCGGTGGTGCCGCCCAAACCGTAATCCGAGTCGTCGCCAAAGATGCTCCAGCACGGCCGCCAAAGCAGCCCGAGCAGACGCCCAAGGTCATGCCGTCGGGAACGGTCACACAGGTGCGATATCCGTGCGGCTCGTGCCCGCGAACCTTCGCCAGCAAGGCCGGCCTGAGCATCCATCGGCCACAGTGCAAAAAGGTCGATAAGCCACGCTTCCGGTGCAAACTGTGTCCGGCCTCTTTTCCGCGACCGCCTCTCCTGCAGAACCACATCAACTGGCACAATA ACTCGAAACCGTTCCGCTGCCGGCTAAACAACTGCATCGCCACGTTCACCAGCGATGCCAGGCGCAACAAGCACGAAAAGGAGGTCCTCAAAGATCCGGAGCTGCGCTGCACGATTTGCCACAAGAAGGTGCGAGTCGCTTCGTCGATGAAGCGGCACCTGCGGCAGTATCACAAGGACAG GAATAAGGACAGCAGTATCGTTACCGCCGAAGAAACCACTTCCGGTTCATGCGACAGTGGAACAAAAACGTGA
- the LOC6043104 gene encoding 25S rRNA (cytosine-C(5))-methyltransferase nop2, giving the protein MGRKINFEERPKKGPGRKARKQKDPVFDKNLLKGTEDDPEGKKLSHRQKVRAKKRNELKAQKQEQNKQAKEKKGKQRQQKKEKAQKRKYESDEEEEEDEGRGSPQVEPEQLPMNVQKAQQKYAKLAKAKPVPQQVEEDSEEEEESDDEPEQGRKRDILASDDSEDEEEDDDDSDAEPEAKVGKLKGFMEDSDDDSGEEDEEEDDDDEDALPIERAGKKLRKKQSEDERLAREELEEQMANKAPFEFPDENEQVTNIQDVHMRIKEVIGVLSDFSVNRDKNRSRSEYMELLQKDLCLYYSYNEFFMQLLIKLFSPNELLEFLEASEVQRPLTIRTNSLKTRRRDLAQALINRGVNLDPIGKWSKEGLVVYSSQVPLGATPEYLAGHYMIQGASSMLPVMALAPEENERILDMCAAPGGKSSHIAALMRNTGVLFANDVNKDRLQAVVGNFHRLGIQNAIVTSEDGTKYRDIMTGFDRVLLDAPCTGSGVISKDPSVKTTKTEIDIQRCYNLQRKLLLTAIDCLSANSETGGYLVYSTCSILPQENEWVIDYALRKRNVKLVPTGLDFGAEGLVNFCGQKYHPSMKLTRRFYPHTFNMDGFFVAKLQKFSDAIPKTQPDEDEEAEEEDEKESGIEDLGSDEATEQPLPKKIDKRDWYYKDIIEKRKKAREDPNHVVKVFEKPVKKEKKPKEEPEIVTPEQSPAPAKTQSSKKKKKQLEEVATPVSTPLKAQTSTKKKKVVEEVKTPQVASPPAAKSQSSMKKKKLKVDVEEVVTPKASPVTPKVKSSAKKKKLKVEG; this is encoded by the exons ATGGGCCGCAAGATAAACTTCGAGGAGCGTCCGAAAAAGGGTCCCGGCCGGAAGGCCCGCAAGCAGAAGGATCCCGTCTTTGACAAGAACCTGCTGAAAG GCACGGAAGACGATCCCGAGGGCAAGAAGCTGTCCCACCGGCAAAAGGTGCGCGCCAAGAAGCGCAACGAGCTGAAGGCGCAGAAGCAGGAGCAGAACAAACAGGCCAAGGAGAAGAAGGGCAAACAGCGGCAGCAGAAGAAGGAGAAGGCCCAGAAGCGAAAGTATGAAAGtgacgaggaggaggaggaagatgaGGGACGTGGTTCGCCGCAGGTAGAGCCGGAGCAGTTGCCGATGAACGTGCAGAAGGCGCAGCAAAAGTATGCGAAGCTGGCGAAGGCGAAGCCGGTGCCGCAGCAGGTTGAGGAGGACagtgaggaggaggaggagagtgATGACGAGCCGGAGCAGGGACGGAAGCGGGATATCTTGGCCAGCGATGATAGcgaggatgaggaggaggacgaTGACGATAGTGATGCCGAGCCGGAGGCCAAGGTTGGCAAGTTGAAGGGGTTCATGGAGGATTCGGATGACGATTCTGGGGAGGAGGATGAGGAAGAGGACGATGATGACGAGGATGCACTTCCGATTGAACGGGCAGGGAAAAAGCTTCGGAAGAAGCAGAGTGAGGACGAGCGATTGGCTCGGGAGGAGTTGGAAGAGCAGATGGCCAACAAGGCACCGTTTGAATTCCCGGATGAGAACGAGCAGGTGACCAACATTCAGGACGTCCACATGCGCATCAAAGAGGTCATCGGAGTGCTTTCGGATTTCTCCGTCAATCGGGACAAGAACCGATCCCGGTCGGAGTACATGGAGCTGCTGCAGAAGGATCTTTGTCTGTATTACAGCTACAACGAGTTCTTCATGCAACTGTTGATCAAGCTGTTTTCACCGAACGAATTGCTTGAGTTCCTGGAAGCTTCGGAGGTACAGCGACCGTTGACAATCCGTACCAACAGCTTGAAAACCCGTCGGCGCGATCTGGCCCAGGCTCTGATCAATCGTGGCGTCAATCTGGACCCCATCGGAAAGTGGTCCAAGGAAGGTCTGGTCGTGTACTCTTCCCAGGTTCCGCTCGGCGCCACTCCGGAGTACCTGGCCGGACATTACATGATCCAGGGCGCGTCCAGTATGCTCCCCGTCATGGCCCTCGCCCCAGAGGAAAACGAACGCATCCTGGACATGTGCGCTGCCCCGGGAGGTAAAAGCTCGCACATTGCCGCGTTGATGCGCAACACCGGAGTCCTGTTTGCCAACGACGTCAACAAGGACCGTCTGCAAGCCGTGGTCGGCAACTTCCACCGTCTCGGCATTCAGAACGCCATCGTCACCAGCGAGGACGGAACCAAGTACCGCGACATCATGACCGGCTTCGATCGCGTCCTGCTCGACGCCCCGTGCACCGGCTCCGGCGTCATCTCCAAGGACCCGTCCGTCAAAACCACCAAAACCGAAATCGACATCCAGCGCTGCTACAACCTCCAGCGCAAACTCCTTTTAACGGCCATCGACTGCCTCAGCGCCAACTCGGAAACCGGCGGCTACCTCGTCTACTCGACCTGCTCGATCCTCCCCCAGGAAAACGAATGGGTCATCGACTACGCACTGCGAAAACGCAACGTCAAACTGGTCCCGACCGGGCTCGACTTTGGTGCCGAAGGCCTCGTCAACTTCTGCGGCCAAAAGTACCACCCCTCGATGAAGCTGACCCGCCGCTTCTACCCGCACACCTTCAACATGGACGGATTCTTCGTCGCCAAGCTGCAAAAGTTCTCCGACGCCATCCCCAAGACCCAGCCGGACGAGGACGAGGAAGCCGAAGAAGAAGACGAAAAGGAATCCGGCATCGAAGACCTTGGCAGCGACGAAGCGACGGAACAGCCACTTCCGAAGAAGATCGACAAACGCGACTGGTACTACAAGGACATCATCGAAAAGCGGAAAAAGGCACGCGAAGATCCGAACCACGTCGTCAAGGTGTTTGAGAAACCCGTCAAGAAGGAAAAGAAACCCAAGGAAGAGCCGGAAATCGTAACGCCGGAGCAGAGCCCAGCCCCAGCGAAAACGCAAAGTtccaaaaagaagaagaaacagCTTGAAGAGGTGGCAACGCCGGTCTCGACACCCCTGAAAGCGCAGACCTCAACCAAGAAAAAGAAGGTGGTTGAGGAGGTGAAGACGCCGCAGGTCGCGAGTCCACCCGCGGCAAAGAGCCAGAGTTcgatgaagaagaagaagctgaAGGTGGACGTGGAGGAGGTTGTTACGCCGAAGGCGAGTCCCGTGACGCCCAAGGTTAAGAGCTCGGCCAAGAAGAAGAAGCTCAAGGTTGAGGGTTGA
- the LOC6043105 gene encoding exportin-5, with translation MEPAGEVVGLANELARAVKITLDPAASQQSRMDAYVACERFKEVSPLCAQAGLYLVMGNYPSIVRHFGLQLMEHTVKFNWNSISQQEKIFIKENAMKLLSTGVGEAQDQTVSHIKDGLSRVIVEMIKREWPQQWTTLLAELSDACSKGSAQTELVLLVFLRLVEDVALLQTIESNQRRKDIYQALTVNMSEIFDFFLRLIELHVGEFRNATAVGDKNKALGHSRVVQVVLLTLTGFVEWVSINHIMAANGRLLQILCILLIDVEFQQPAAECLLQIVNRKGQIKDRKPLLLLFDEAPVGHYYRAALQTELFGSEPYYQFLKKLIQVLNGLVTQLTGLWGKEDCQVSRQSFATFLETILTFTRHSSYTLSHSAALAWMALLKHEQIARDPLLLDYIPKIIELFGPKIIKLAYPTSRPTEITMHPQTFISLDYDGEEEWLVFFARCRTDFLEIFRQATLIAPLVAFSYCEQWLNSRLQKAAHSERNLPPCTVTDPVYLEWDALVNVLEGVLSRILMVTERPSVAAGLRLLEESLKVDSNDPLIQSVLLSCISSLFVFLSMSSCQITAANCVAMSGVQLLPRVLDKVFQALVFQLPGETRQTRSVSVKNLRRHAASLMVKIAHKYPLLLLPIFDQINTSVTALIRQPDQLSNVEQVTLLEALLLISNHFCDYERQSTFVAEVTRDGVSLWMHLAPIIKNAHTFIDFVGLNKPPISPTSGIADPANINRGQIVYALNLILGVIKRCSWPDDPDRCSRGGFVVALTESGNPICRNPATSHVVPLLSHILSLMRVLNELWKPDAIAAIGEYFKSANGMQEHEKKQLLGISPALQDPLDPSVKKPPTALDRMQTFLSLIFEHCYHMMGSAGPSLGRDLYALPGIADAIIGSIFAFLDNVPDFRLRTIVRVFLKPFVYSCAPIFHEVVLLPIFAHFAPFMLTRLTARWQYITALYESGELGEDVNDTQEVLEDMLNRTLTREYIEVLKVALVGSTVDPTNSNASSEATMDTMDDQSMDGPPQALSRAAQSAMTSEVISDLGAKLLRNQYTCTPIVMTVLSVLSWTDSNSSLKATLLSGPVIRFLASEQLITDTLASNIIIAVLQGLQLHGQHEANQASLITLGVQAYEILRPKFPNILEVIQQIPNISAADIQKLDEKITLTATTKGNKIDKAKKDLFKKITSNIVGRSVGQHGKKEVRIVNLPPIAQVPRSACSNPMDNGQDTGLAHLFASRS, from the exons ATGGAACCAGCAGGAGAGGTGGTTGGCCTGGCCAACGAGCTAGCTCGGGCGGTCAAGATTACGCTCGATCCGGCCGCGTCCCAGCAATCTCGCATGGATGCCTATGTGGCGTGTGAGAG ATTTAAGGAGGTTTCTCCGTTGTGCGCCCAGGCCGGTCTGTACCTGGTGATGGGCAACTACCCGTCGATCGTGCGCCACTTTGGGCTGCAGCTGATGGAGCACACGGTCAAGTTCAACTGGAACAGCATCTCGCAGCAGGAGAAGATCTTTATCAAGGAGAATGCGATGAAGCTGTTGAGCACTGGGGTTGGTGAGGCGCAGGACCAGACGGTGTCGCACATCAAGGATGGGCTGTCGCGGGTCATCGTCGAGATGATAAAGCGCGAGTGGCCCCAGCAGTGGACGACGCTGCTGGCGGAGTTGAGCGACGCTTGCTCGAAGGGTTCCGCCCAGACGGAGTTGGTTCTGTTGGTGTTTTTGCGGCTGGTTGAGGACGTGGCGCTGCTGCAGACGATCGAGAGCAACCAGCGTCGGAAGGACATTTACCAGGCGTTGACGGTGAACATGTCGGAGATTTTCGACTTTTTCCTGAGGCTGATTGAGTTGCATGTTGGGGAGTTTCGGAACGCCACAGCCGTGGGGGATAAGAACAAGGCGTTGGGGCACAGTCGGGTTGTGCAGGTGGTGCTGCTGACGTTGACCGGGTTCGTGGAGTGGGTGTCGATCAACCACATTATGGCGGCGAACGGGAGGTTGCTGCAGATCTTGTGCATTTTGCTGATTGATGTGGAGTTTCAGCAACCGGCCGCCGAGTGTCTGCTGCAGATTGTGAACCGCAAAGGGCAGATCAAGGACCGCAagccactgctgctgctgtttgacgAAGCCCCCGTGGGGCACTACTACCGGGCGGCGCTGCAGACGGAACTGTTCGGCAGTGAGCCGTACTACCAGTTTCTGAAGAAGCTCATCCAGGTGTTGAACGGGTTGGTGACTCAACTGACGGGATTGTGGGGAAAGGAAGATTGCCAGGTATCTCGGCAGAGTTTCGCCACCTTCCTGGAGACGATCCTGACCTTTACGCGCCACTCGAGCTACACGCTGTCCCACTCGGCTGCCCTCGCCTGGATGGCCCTGCTCAAGCACGAGCAAATCGCCCGCGATCCACTGCTGCTAGATTACATTCCCAAGATCATCGAGCTGTTTGGGCCGAAGATCATCAAACTAGCCTACCCGACGTCCCGCCCGACGGAGATCACGATGCATCCGCAGACGTTCATCAGCTTGGACTACGACGGCGAAGAAGAATGGCTCGTGTTCTTCGCCCGCTGTCGGACCGACTTCCTGGAGATCTTCCGGCAGGCCACGTTGATCGCTCCGCTGGTGGCATTTTCCTACTGTGAACAGTGGCTCAACTCACGCCTCCAGAAGGCAGCACATTCCGAACGGAACCTACCGCCGTGCACGGTGACCGATCCGGTTTACCTCGAGTGGGACGCGTTGGTCAACGTGCTCGAGGGTGTCCTCTCGCGAATTCTCATGGTCACCGAGCGGCCGTCCGTCGCAGCCGGACTCCGTTTGCTCGAGGAATCCCTCAAGGTAGACTCCAACGACCCGCTGATCCAGTCAGTGCTGCTGTCCTGCATTTCTTCACTGTTTGTGTTCCTCAGCATGTCGTCCTGCCAGATCACGGCGGCCAACTGCGTGGCCATGTCCGGCGTCCAGCTGCTGCCACGCGTCTTGGATAAGGTGTTCCAAGCGTTGGTGTTCCAACTCCCGGGCGAAACCCGCCAAACCCGCTCCGTTTCCGTGAAGAACCTCCGACGACACGCGGCCTCCCTCATGGTCAAAATAGCCCACAAATATCCACTCCTTCTGCTGCCCATCTTCGACCAGATCAACACTAGCGTAACGGCCCTGATCCGCCAACCGGACCAGCTGAGCAACGTAGAGCAGGTCACCCTGCTGGAAGCGCTCCTGCTAATCTCCAACCACTTTTGCGACTACGAACGCCAGAGCACGTTCGTCGCCGAAGTCACCCGCGACGGAGTGTCCCTCTGGATGCACCTCGCTCCGATCATCAAGAACGCACACACCTTCATCGACTTTGTCGGCCTCAACAAACCGCCCATCTCGCCGACCTCCGGCATCGCCGACCCGGCCAACATCAACCGCGGCCAGATCGTCTACGCGCTCAACCTCATCCTGGGCGTCATCAAGCGGTGCTCCTGGCCGGACGACCCGGATCGCTGCTCGCGCGGTGGCTTCGTCGTCGCCCTCACCGAGTCCGGCAATCCCATCTGTCGAAATCCGGCCACCTCGCACGTGGTCCCGCTCCTTTCGCACATTCTCTCGCTGATGCGGGTGCTCAACGAACTGTGGAAACCGGACGCGATCGCCGCCATCGGCGAGTACTTCAAGAGTGCAAACGGCATGCAAGAGCACGAAAAGAAGCAACTGCTCGGGATCTCCCCTGCGCTGCAGGACCCGCTCGATCCGAGCGTGAAGAAGCCTCCGACGGCGCTGGATCGCATGCAGACGTTCCTGTCGCTGATCTTCGAGCACTGTTACCACATGATGGGATCGGCAGGACCCTCCCTCGGCCGGGATCTGTACGCCCTGCCGGGCATCGCCGACGCCATCATCGGAAGCATCTTCGCCTTCCTGGACAACGTGCCGGACTTTCGGCTGCGAACGATCGTGCGCGTGTTCCTGAAGCCGTTCGTGTACTCGTGCGCGCCCATCTTCCACGAGGTCGTCCTGCTGCCCATCTTTGCCCACTTTGCGCCATTCA TGCTCACAAGACTGACGGCCCGCTGGCAGTACATCACGGCGCTGTACGAGTCCGGCGAGCTTGGCGAGGACGTCAACGACACCCAGGAGGTCCTCGAAGACATGCTGAACCGGACACTGACCCGAGAGTACATCGAGGTGCTGAAGGTGGCGCTCGTGGGCAGTACGGTTGATCCTACCAACTCAAACGCCTCCAGCGAAGCCACCATGGACACGATGGACGACCAGAGCATGGACGGGCCACCGCAGGCGCTGTCGCGGGCCGCCCAGTCGGCGATGACTTCGGAGGTGATCAGCGATCTGGGTGCGAAGTTGCTGCGCAACCAGTACACCTGCACGCCCATCGTCATGACGGTGCTGAG CGTCCTATCGTGGACCGACAGCAACTCTAGCCTGAAAGCCACCCTCCTCAGCGGCCCAGTTATTCGTTTCCTCGCGTCCGAACAACTCATCACGGATACGCTCGCCTCCAACATCATCATTGCCGTGCTGCAGGGTCTTCAACTGCACGGCCAGCATGAAGCTAACCAG GCGTCCCTCATCACGCTGGGCGTCCAAGCGTACGAGATTCTGCGGCCCAAGTTCCCCAACAtcctggaggtgatccagcagatCCCCAACATTAGCGCCGCCGACATCCAGAAGCTGGACGAAAAAATCACCCTGACCGCCACCACCAAGGGCAACAAGATCGACAAGGCCAAGAAGGACCTGTTCAAGAAGATCACGTCCAACATTGTCGGACGCAGCGTTGGCCAGCACGGCAAGAAGGAGGTACGGATCGTGAACCTGCCGCCGATCGCACAGGTGCCACGGAGCGCGTGCAGCAACCCGATGGACAACGGCCAGGACACGGGGCTGGCGCATCTGTTCGCCAGTCGGAGTTAG